The proteins below are encoded in one region of Halocatena salina:
- a CDS encoding thiolase domain-containing protein has translation MSKAYVVGAGQSDFGSFPEESYRSLFTTAYENALDSVPSGVSPGDIDEAYVGTLGVGGRQLGLSGPAVTEHVGLDGVPCTRVENACAAGGYAVRQAVMAVRSGMADVVLAGGFEVMTDVSGESVRYWLGVSGETEWERLSGTTFAGVYAQMARAHMETYDTTAEQLSRVAVKNHENGAKNPHAHLQFSCSLEDAQSAPTVAEPLTLYHCCPTTDGAACVLIVSEDVVEQYTDDRIRVAGVGAASDAVGLFQRETYTGIPASRQAATRAYETAGIGPEDVDFAEVHDCFAIAELLAYEDLGFCDRGHAGSFVESGATALDGELPINTSGGLKSKGHPIGATGTGQVVEVFKQLSGRAGDRQLETPRYGLTHNVGGSGGAAVVHVFERERERDSRTTEVDQ, from the coding sequence ATGTCCAAGGCGTATGTCGTCGGGGCGGGACAGTCGGATTTCGGCTCGTTTCCCGAGGAAAGCTATCGGTCGTTGTTCACGACGGCCTATGAGAACGCGCTCGACAGTGTTCCAAGCGGGGTTTCGCCGGGAGATATCGATGAGGCGTACGTCGGTACGCTCGGCGTCGGTGGGCGCCAGCTCGGGCTGTCCGGCCCAGCGGTCACCGAGCACGTCGGCTTGGATGGCGTCCCGTGTACCCGCGTGGAGAACGCGTGTGCTGCGGGCGGGTACGCCGTTCGTCAGGCCGTGATGGCCGTTCGGTCCGGGATGGCGGACGTCGTGCTCGCTGGGGGCTTCGAGGTGATGACGGACGTGTCCGGTGAGTCAGTACGGTACTGGCTCGGTGTGAGCGGTGAAACCGAGTGGGAACGGCTGTCCGGAACGACGTTCGCCGGCGTGTACGCCCAGATGGCCCGCGCGCACATGGAGACGTACGATACGACAGCCGAACAGCTCTCTCGTGTGGCAGTGAAAAACCACGAGAACGGTGCGAAAAACCCCCACGCACACCTGCAGTTTTCCTGTTCGTTGGAGGACGCCCAGTCGGCACCGACCGTTGCGGAGCCGCTCACATTGTACCACTGTTGTCCGACGACGGACGGTGCCGCGTGTGTGCTCATCGTGAGCGAAGACGTGGTCGAACAGTACACTGACGACCGGATCCGGGTAGCTGGTGTCGGGGCGGCAAGCGACGCGGTCGGACTGTTCCAGCGCGAGACGTACACTGGGATTCCTGCGTCCAGACAGGCAGCCACGCGGGCCTACGAGACGGCCGGAATCGGTCCCGAAGACGTTGATTTCGCGGAGGTCCACGACTGCTTTGCGATCGCGGAGCTGCTGGCGTACGAGGATCTGGGGTTCTGTGACCGCGGGCACGCCGGATCGTTCGTCGAGAGCGGCGCGACAGCACTCGATGGCGAGCTTCCGATCAACACATCAGGCGGGTTGAAGTCGAAAGGCCATCCGATCGGTGCGACTGGTACCGGGCAGGTCGTCGAGGTGTTCAAACAACTGTCCGGGCGGGCGGGTGACCGCCAACTCGAAACGCCTCGATACGGACTCACACACAACGTCGGTGGCAGCGGTGGCGCGGCGGTGGTTCACGTCTTCGAGCGCGAGCGCGAACGTGATTCACGGACGACGGAGGTGGACCAATGA
- a CDS encoding zinc ribbon domain-containing protein, producing MSEITRIRSVGVYTPALRIESESFADAWGQFDPPGIESKAVPDADEDALTMAAAAGRRALTAAGIDGEAIDWLGFATTTPPLAEGELTPRLASMLGVNERTRTQTFLGSTRAGTRALLAGASFETALVVAADCPHGAPDEQREHAAGAGAAAFVLDPDGGAIVTDHGEYATPYPGTRFRSRGGEHVEEIDIGSYERRAFSETISKAATSVPTEGATAAAVQAPNGKRPYRVTAALDIEPDTISTCATVHELGDTGAASVPLSLAHALTDGDHETVLAASFGSGAGADVFRIEVEVEDAVMSDCAFTGERTLTYPAYLRRRGSVTTSGIDTGAAYVSVPSWERSLPQRHRLVAGQCPDCGDLMFPPEGACSGCGELVAYEPIELWTTGTVETVTNIGRGGAPPEFAEHQARAGAFGVAIVRFEHEGNTVSLPGQLTEEAAVGETVVPVIRHIYTQEGVPRYGVKFTPLTAHR from the coding sequence ATGAGTGAGATCACACGGATCCGGTCTGTCGGTGTCTACACGCCCGCGCTTCGGATCGAGTCCGAATCGTTCGCGGATGCGTGGGGGCAGTTCGATCCGCCGGGAATCGAATCCAAGGCCGTTCCCGATGCTGATGAGGATGCGCTGACGATGGCGGCCGCAGCGGGACGACGAGCACTGACGGCAGCGGGAATCGACGGGGAAGCGATCGACTGGCTTGGCTTTGCGACCACGACGCCACCGCTGGCTGAGGGGGAGCTCACGCCACGGCTCGCGTCGATGCTCGGCGTCAACGAACGGACACGGACACAGACGTTCCTTGGAAGTACGCGTGCTGGCACCCGAGCGTTGCTCGCTGGAGCCTCGTTCGAAACCGCGCTCGTCGTCGCGGCTGACTGTCCCCACGGTGCGCCCGACGAACAACGTGAACACGCTGCCGGCGCGGGTGCGGCGGCGTTCGTGCTTGATCCGGACGGAGGGGCCATAGTCACCGATCACGGCGAGTACGCTACACCGTACCCCGGCACCCGATTTCGATCGAGGGGCGGCGAGCACGTCGAGGAGATCGATATCGGCAGCTACGAACGCCGAGCGTTCTCCGAGACGATTTCTAAAGCCGCCACGTCGGTACCGACCGAGGGGGCGACAGCGGCAGCGGTTCAAGCGCCCAACGGGAAACGACCGTATCGAGTCACGGCTGCACTCGATATCGAACCCGACACAATCAGTACGTGTGCGACCGTCCACGAACTCGGAGACACCGGTGCAGCGAGCGTTCCACTTTCGCTGGCCCACGCGCTCACTGATGGCGATCACGAGACAGTGCTTGCGGCATCGTTCGGCAGCGGCGCTGGTGCGGACGTGTTTCGCATCGAAGTCGAAGTCGAAGACGCGGTGATGAGCGACTGTGCTTTCACCGGCGAGCGAACGCTCACCTATCCCGCCTATCTCCGGCGACGGGGGTCAGTCACCACGTCAGGGATCGATACGGGCGCGGCGTACGTCTCCGTTCCGTCGTGGGAGCGGTCGCTTCCCCAGCGCCACCGGTTGGTAGCAGGACAGTGTCCCGACTGTGGCGACCTCATGTTCCCACCGGAAGGCGCCTGCTCGGGTTGTGGCGAACTCGTGGCGTACGAGCCGATCGAACTGTGGACGACCGGCACCGTCGAAACCGTAACGAACATCGGACGCGGCGGTGCACCGCCCGAATTCGCCGAACACCAAGCGCGTGCTGGCGCGTTCGGCGTGGCGATCGTCCGATTCGAACACGAGGGGAACACCGTCAGCCTTCCCGGCCAACTCACCGAGGAGGCAGCCGTCGGCGAGACCGTCGTCCCGGTCATCAGACACATCTACACCCAAGAGGGTGTCCCGCGATACGGCGTAAAGTTCACGCCGCTCACTGCCCATCGGTGA
- a CDS encoding HVO_2753 family zinc finger protein, translating to MSAEQRAQRKCTSCGINIAGLSAASFDCPECGHQLHRCERCRKQSNLYECPDCGFTGP from the coding sequence ATGAGCGCAGAACAGCGAGCACAGCGCAAATGCACCTCGTGTGGCATCAACATCGCCGGGTTGAGCGCGGCGTCGTTCGACTGCCCGGAGTGTGGCCACCAGCTCCACCGGTGTGAGCGTTGCCGGAAGCAGAGCAACCTCTATGAGTGTCCAGACTGCGGATTCACGGGTCCATAA
- a CDS encoding elongation factor 1-beta yields MGKVAANIKVMPESPDIDLDELQERLENSLPEGAKINGFERDDVAFGLVALVPTVIVPDDSGGTETVEDAFSDIDGVESVSVENVGRI; encoded by the coding sequence ATGGGAAAAGTTGCAGCCAACATCAAGGTCATGCCGGAAAGCCCGGATATCGATCTCGACGAGCTTCAAGAGCGACTCGAGAACTCGCTCCCCGAAGGAGCCAAGATCAACGGGTTCGAACGCGATGATGTCGCGTTCGGTCTCGTCGCACTCGTTCCGACCGTCATCGTTCCTGACGATTCGGGCGGAACTGAAACAGTGGAAGATGCGTTTTCCGACATTGATGGCGTCGAAAGCGTCTCCGTCGAAAACGTCGGTCGTATCTGA
- a CDS encoding putative manganese transporter, whose translation MLGELWEIFVLSVRDGFVQVSAFVAITVFLFSYIQYKTDGQLIGWLESNRRAQPIVGALLGLTPGCGGAIVVMPLYIRGSVTFGTVVATLIATAGDSAFVILALAPEAALYAYGIGFAVAILSGYAVDRFGFGVDRIDQAVSQLSPTVTDGGTVANGGVVQAETNAPAGVGSQVHHYPDESCDHGSATRESPFMTKMSQGVLALWWVIAIGALVAGVMYLVRGAPEIPLVANASFAGVFTVVGIVGTVLSFYLYFVGRRYIGHGRMEQASDAFDSAREALTHAAMETSFVTVWVLAAYLVYEYSVVLFSLDIAGVAAAAGLGTPVAGAALGLIPGCGPQIVLATAYSEGSIPFSALTANAISQDGDALFPLIAMDKKAAIIASIYTTVPALLVGVGLHLLVGPMFGFGVLGG comes from the coding sequence ATGCTCGGTGAGTTGTGGGAGATCTTCGTCCTCTCCGTTCGGGATGGGTTCGTGCAGGTGAGCGCGTTCGTGGCGATTACGGTGTTTCTGTTCAGCTACATCCAGTACAAGACTGACGGGCAGTTGATCGGATGGCTCGAATCGAACCGTCGCGCACAGCCGATCGTCGGCGCGCTGCTCGGATTGACGCCGGGGTGTGGCGGTGCGATCGTCGTGATGCCGTTGTACATCCGTGGCAGCGTGACGTTCGGGACAGTGGTGGCGACACTCATCGCCACAGCCGGTGATTCGGCGTTCGTCATCCTTGCGCTCGCTCCTGAGGCGGCGCTATACGCCTACGGTATCGGATTCGCCGTGGCGATCTTGTCGGGATACGCTGTCGACCGGTTCGGGTTCGGCGTCGACCGCATCGATCAGGCTGTGAGCCAACTCAGCCCCACCGTAACGGATGGGGGAACAGTGGCTAACGGCGGCGTTGTGCAGGCGGAGACGAACGCTCCCGCGGGTGTGGGGAGTCAGGTGCATCACTACCCCGATGAGAGCTGTGACCACGGGTCGGCCACGCGTGAATCACCGTTTATGACGAAGATGAGTCAGGGTGTACTCGCGCTCTGGTGGGTGATCGCAATCGGTGCGCTGGTCGCAGGCGTGATGTATCTCGTGCGCGGTGCCCCTGAGATACCACTGGTAGCAAACGCCAGCTTTGCAGGTGTGTTCACGGTGGTCGGCATCGTCGGCACCGTTCTCTCGTTCTATCTCTACTTCGTCGGTCGGCGGTACATCGGCCACGGACGGATGGAGCAGGCGAGTGATGCGTTCGATAGCGCGCGGGAGGCGTTGACCCACGCGGCGATGGAAACCTCTTTCGTCACCGTCTGGGTGTTGGCCGCGTACCTCGTTTATGAGTACAGCGTCGTGTTGTTCTCGCTCGACATCGCTGGAGTCGCCGCTGCGGCCGGACTGGGAACGCCAGTCGCCGGAGCCGCTCTGGGATTGATCCCCGGGTGTGGCCCACAGATCGTTCTCGCGACTGCCTATTCGGAGGGGAGCATTCCCTTCTCGGCGCTGACTGCCAACGCTATCAGCCAAGACGGCGACGCGTTGTTCCCGCTCATCGCGATGGATAAAAAAGCCGCCATCATCGCCTCGATCTACACCACTGTCCCCGCGCTCCTCGTCGGCGTGGGGCTGCATCTGCTCGTCGGTCCCATGTTCGGCTTCGGCGTGCTTGGGGGGTGA